The Mycolicibacterium brumae DNA window GTCCGGCGGCCTTTCGGTTATGTTTCTGGCCGCGTTCCTTGGCCCGTTCGGCGGCGCGTTTGTCTTCGATGTTGCAGATCGCCAGCCAGAGCAGTTTCACCACCGCGGCGTCGTTGGGGAACTGCCCGCGGGTCTTGGTGACCTTGCGAAGTTGGTAGTTCAACGACTCGATCGAGTTGGTCGTGTAGATCACCCGGCGTAGCTCTGGAGGGAACTCCAGGAAGGGGATGAATTGCTCCCATGATCGATCGAAAACCATTGTCACAGTGGGGTTTTTCTTGCCCAAATCTGATGCGGTGAACGCATCCAGCTCGGCGCGGGCGGCATCGGCGTCAGCGGCGGTGTAGATCGGCTTGAGCGCGGCGGCCACGGCCTTGCGGTCCTTGTAGGACACGAACCGCAGCGCGTTGCGGATCAGGTGCACCACGCAGGTCTGGACGGTGGCCTGCGACCAGGTCGCCGTGATGGCCTCGGGGAACCCGGTGAGCCCGTCGCAGCACACGATAAGCACGTCACGCACCCCTCGGTTGGCCAGATCAGCGCAGACCGACGCCCAGAACGAGGCTCCTTCGTTCTGCTGGACCCAGATGCCCAGGACATGCTTGACGCCGGCCATATCGACGCCCACGGCGATGTGCGCGGCCTTGTTGCGGGTGTGGCCGCCGTCTTTGACCTTCACCACGATCGCGTCGAGGTAGATCACCGGGTACAGCGCATCCAACGGGCGACGCTGCCAGGCAAGGACCTCATCGGAGATCTCGTCGACGATCTTGGAGATCGTCTCATGAGACACCTCGGCGCCGATCGTTGATTGCAGGTGAAATTGGATGTCCCGCAACGTCATCCCGCCGGCATACAGCGAAACGATCATGTCATCGAGCCCACCGAGCCGGCGCTGTCCCTTGGGCACCAGCCGCGGCGTGAACGACCCGTCACGGTCCCGAGGCACCTCCAACGAGACCGGGCCGGCCTCAGTCTGCACGGTCTTGGCCGAGTGCCCGTTACGGGCGTTCGGCAGGCCCCGGCCGGCCGGGTCGCCCTTCTCATAGCCGAGATGATCGGTCAGCTCGGCGGCCAGGCCCCGCTCCAACGCGAGCTTGATCAGCCCGGGCAGCAGGCCACCCTCACCGGTCAGCGCGACCTCGCCGGAGTCGATCGAGGCCAGCAGCTCATCGACCGCCCCGGATGCCCGCAGCGCCTCGGCCACCTCCACCGTCGACGCGGCCTCAGCCAGCCGCGCGTCCAAATCCCGATCTGTCGTCATGCCCTGAGATCCTTCCCTTGTCAGGACTTACACAGACCATCTGACACCCCCTCGATCGCCTTGCCATCGAGCAGCCGGGTGAGCGCGGCCACCGTGGCCGGGCCGACCTTGCCGGCCTGGCGCAGGAAGTAACCGCGGGTCCACAATCCGGTCACCGACTCATAGTGCGGGGGCGCGTGCTCAGGGTCGGTGACATAGCCGTTGCGGTGCCGGCCCTGCTGGTGGGCGGCGATGATCTGCCCATCGGCGAGCACCTCGATCGTCGTGCCGATAATC harbors:
- a CDS encoding IS256 family transposase encodes the protein MTTDRDLDARLAEAASTVEVAEALRASGAVDELLASIDSGEVALTGEGGLLPGLIKLALERGLAAELTDHLGYEKGDPAGRGLPNARNGHSAKTVQTEAGPVSLEVPRDRDGSFTPRLVPKGQRRLGGLDDMIVSLYAGGMTLRDIQFHLQSTIGAEVSHETISKIVDEISDEVLAWQRRPLDALYPVIYLDAIVVKVKDGGHTRNKAAHIAVGVDMAGVKHVLGIWVQQNEGASFWASVCADLANRGVRDVLIVCCDGLTGFPEAITATWSQATVQTCVVHLIRNALRFVSYKDRKAVAAALKPIYTAADADAARAELDAFTASDLGKKNPTVTMVFDRSWEQFIPFLEFPPELRRVIYTTNSIESLNYQLRKVTKTRGQFPNDAAVVKLLWLAICNIEDKRAAERAKERGQKHNRKAAGRLVEGQVVTNWKKALEQLVLVYPDRIEPHL